Proteins encoded within one genomic window of Paenarthrobacter sp. JL.01a:
- a CDS encoding cupin domain-containing protein → MRLVVPGPTTKGPAEKFSGDVYLNPLHSAESPSRLGFAMVRFTAGARTHWHSHPLGQTLHCTDGTGLVATRDGAVILMRAGDTVHTPAGEEHWHGAAPDSLMCHLALVEHDKGHTATWLEPVSDQDYHAAYSKTHSQATAEQRQGKNS, encoded by the coding sequence ATGCGCCTCGTTGTTCCAGGCCCAACGACAAAGGGACCGGCTGAAAAGTTCTCCGGCGACGTGTACCTCAACCCATTGCACTCAGCTGAGAGCCCCTCCCGGCTTGGGTTCGCGATGGTCCGGTTCACCGCCGGGGCACGGACCCACTGGCACTCCCACCCGCTGGGCCAAACGCTGCACTGCACCGACGGAACAGGACTGGTTGCTACGCGGGACGGGGCAGTCATCCTCATGCGTGCCGGAGACACCGTGCACACCCCCGCAGGAGAAGAACATTGGCACGGCGCTGCCCCGGACTCGCTGATGTGCCATCTGGCCCTGGTCGAACATGACAAAGGACACACCGCAACCTGGCTCGAACCCGTAAGCGACCAGGACTACCACGCCGCCTACTCCAAGACCCACTCACAAGCCACAGCAGAACAACGCCAAGGAAAGAATTCATGA